One Peromyscus leucopus breed LL Stock chromosome 2, UCI_PerLeu_2.1, whole genome shotgun sequence DNA window includes the following coding sequences:
- the LOC114699414 gene encoding non-histone chromosomal protein HMG-17-like, giving the protein MSPTAAMPKRKAEGDTKGDKAKVKDEPGKKGKADAGKDANNPVEKGDTKTDQAQKAEGAGDAK; this is encoded by the coding sequence ATGTCCCCCACGGCCGCCATGCCCAAAAGAAAGGCTGAAGGGGATACTAAAGGAGATAAAGCCAAGGTGAAGGACGAGccagggaagaaggggaaagccGATGCCGGGAAGGATGCGAATAATCCTGTAGAGAAAGGAGACACCAAAACAGACCAGGCACAAAAAGCTGAAGGTGCTGGAGATGCCAAGTGA